Part of the Rhodococcus sp. OK302 genome is shown below.
CCTGTATGAGGTGACCAGAGCCTTGGGTGACGAGTCCGATCTGAAAGAGTTCTGCCGGCTCGGCGGCAACGAGCCGTTTCGATCTGGTGAAAACTTGCGGCGACGACGAGACCTCGGCGGCGGAAAGGTGTCCCAACTGTCGATTCCAGACAGTGCCGTTGAGTGGTTCCTGTGGGTCTGACGCTGTTTGTGGGGCAATATCGAGCGCCACGAACTTGGACCGGATCAGATCGGTCCACTCGTCGATACTTCCCGCTGTCACGGGTTGGTTCGGACGTGTGTTCATCGGCGATTCTCGAGTGTCTGACAAGTCTGATCATGGCTGGCGATGGAACTGTGAAACTCCCAGGGCTATTGCAGATATTACGCTGATCAGCTGGGTGACAGCGAGTAATCTGCGCGCACCGGTGGAAGAATTGGAGTCATGTTCCGTGATCGGCCGGCACGTGTCGACGGTGCGCTGGCGGTGTCCGCCGGAACTTTCTCCGGAATCGCTGCCGGAGCGACGAGCGGAAGCGTGTGGGAAGGAATTATCACCGGGACAGCGATAGCGGCCGCATTTGTTGTCGCAAGGTTGCTGATCCGCGGCTGAAGAGCGGAGTAGGTGAGCGATCGTTAGATGTCGCGCGCGTTCGTGACTAGTTTATGGACATCGAGCTCCATGTCGTCGAGGCCGAAGCTGATGATGCGTTCGGGGTGGATGCGGATAGTCGGACCATCCAGACCACGAGAAGCAGCAGTGGCGGTGTCGATAGCTTCGGCGCGCCCTCGGATTTCGACGCACCGGACTCGCCAGGGGTCAACCGACGGTACGTCGTCCACGACGAATGCAGCTCGCCCGTTGTCTGCGACGTTGCGGAATTTTCGGCTCGACGCCATGTTGTAGCCCTGGATGTCGATAGTGGATGTATCGGGGTTGTAGTGGAAGCCCACGGGACTCACCTGCAGCGTTCCGTTCGGTTGAACGGTCGCCAGTCGTCCGAGGCGTTGTGACGCCAGATAGTCGAGTTCCTGCTGGGTGAAGGTCATGAAGCAACGTTAGAACCTCAAGCGCACTCGAGGTCAAGGTGGCGTTATCGGGTAGGCCGACCAGCCACGGATGTCAGAAATTTCCTGATTCTCTGGTTGGATCGCGACTTTGTAGAGGGCTGTCGGAGGCTGGGTAGGCGCCGCTGTGTGTTTGTGCCTGCTGTGTGTTTGTGCCTGCTGTGTGTTTGTTAGTGCTGTGGGCTTATGGCCCCATGCGTGTGGGCTTCGCATCGGCGAGATTCTGATGCGAAGCCAGACACGTCTGTAGTTGTGGTGCAACAATTTTCACGTGCGCAGCACCGGACCGGGCGGCAGCGTTGATCGCCGCGGCCGCCGCTCCGGATCAATCCCCGCCGGCGGAACAAACCACGGTTTACGATCCGATCCCATCTTGATCTCCCACTGCCCCGCGAACCCGACCTTGCGGTGAATCAAAGTGTGATGGGACCGGCACAGCAAAGTCAGGTTGTCCATCACCGTCGGCCCACCCTGAGACCACGGCCGAATATGGTGCGCATCGCACCATGCCGGCACCGCATCACACGACGGGAACGCACACCCCTTGTCACGGGCGATCAACGCCGTCCGCTGCGCCGCCGACACCAACCGCTTCAGCGGACTCACATCGAGCGGGGCACCGTTCCCATCCAGCAGCACCGTCGAGAGCATGCAATCGCACGCCAACATCCGGGTGCGGGTGATACTCAGCGGACCCATCCACGGCATGTGCCCGACATCAAGATCGTCGAAGTCCTCGAGGTCGTCGAAATCGTCGAAATCGTCGAAGGCCCACACCGGCGCATCCCCGACGTCGCAGTCTTCATCGGAAGTAGCCGCACGGGTAGACGCGCAGTCCCGATGCTCCGCAAGATCTTTCGCCGTCACCTGCACATTCACATGCGGACGCTGACCACCGTCCACCCCCGTCGCAGCATTGTCGAGATACCGACGAATCAACTCCGTCAACGCATCCGCCGTCCGTTTGGCAGCGGAGCGTGCATCCGGTGTCCCGTCCTTGCCCCCAATTATACTCGAACATCCATTCGAGTCAAGGGAAAGTTTCGGTGGAGATTCAGCAGACTTTCTGAAAACCGTTGCAGCAAAGAATCTTCAGGATCGTAACGGCGGGAATTCGGGACTTGCTCAAGCCGTGCAGGCTGTCGATCCACGCACCGATAGACTGAACAAATGCGCGGAGAGTACAAGGTCCCAGGTGGCAAGCTGGTAGCGGTCGATGTCGAGATCGAGGACGGACAGCTGTGCCGAGTCGCAGTGTCCGGCGATTTCTTCCTCGAGCCCGACAGCGCTCTGGACGATATCAACGCGGCGTTGACCGGAATGCCGGCTGATGCCAATGTAGACCAACTCGCTGACGCCATCACCGCCTCGCTTGATGCCTCCGTTTCAATGATCGGGTTCACTCCGGAATCGGTCGGCATCGCGGTCCGGCGTGCACTCGGCCACGCCACGAGTTGGGCGGACCACACGTTCGACGTCATCCCGCCGGTGGTGCTCGATCCTGCGATGCACGTTGCGCTTGACGAGGTCATTGCGCGTGAGGTGGCGTCCGGCGAGCGGCCGCCCACCTTGCGGTTCTGGGACTGGGACTCGCCGCTGGTAGTCATCGGATCGTTCCAGTCCGTGCGGAACGAGGTCGACGCCGAAGCTGCTGCGCGGCATGGCATCGGCGTCGTTCGGAGAATTTCCGGTGGTGGCGCCATGTTCATGGAGCCGGGCAACTGCATCACTTATTCGTTGGCGGTGCCGGCGTCGCTGGTGGAGGGGCTGAGTTTCGAGAGGTCCTACGCGTTCCTTGACCAGTGGGTGATGGGTGCGCTCGCTGACGTCGGGATCAACGCCCGGTATGTGCCTCTCAACGACATCGCCTCGGACAAGGGCAAGATTGCCGGCGCAGCGCAGAAGCGGTTCGCTTCGGGCACTGTGCTGCATCACGTGACCATGGCCTATGACATCGACGCGGAGAAGATGACGCAGGTTCTGCGGATCGGCCGGGAGAAGATGTCGGACAAGGGCACCAAGAGTGCCGCGAAAAGGGTTGACCCACTCCGCTCGCAGACCGGCATGACCCGTGCCGCGATCCTGACCGCATTCTTGGACCACTTCCGGGCCCAGTACGACACTCACGACAGTGATTACACTGCCGCCGAATTGGCACAGGCACGTGAGCTGGTGGAGACGAAGTTCAGCACCGAGAAGTGGACGCACCGCGTGCCGTGAGGCGCGTCCACTTGCATCGGTTAACCCCTGCCGGCCACTGATGATTCCTCGGCGTTTCGACGTCGAATTGCGCGATATCTGCGCCGCTGGATAGGAACCGCGATTATCGCTCAAAAGGGTCCGCCTGCAGGGCTTTAGGCGTGAACCACTTTCGCTGCGGCATCGAGTGCGGCAAGGTAACCGAACACGATTGCGGGTCCGATGGTTGCGCCTGGTCCGGCATAGGTATGGCCCATCACCGGCGAACTGGTGTTGCCGGCCGCGTAGAGCCCCTCGATGACCGTTCCGTCGTCACGCAAAGCGCGAGCCTGGCTGTCGGTATTGATCCCGCCTTTGGTGCCGAGGTCGCCGGGCACCATCTTGGCCGCATAGAACGGTCCTTTGCTCAGTTCGCCGAGGCTGGGGTTGGGTTTGTTGGTGATGTCTCCGTAGTAGTGGTCGTAGGCGCTTGCGCCACGGCCGAAGTCGGGATCGCTACCACTGCGGGCGTGGCTGTTGAATCGGATAATCGTTTCGGTAAGTGCAGTCTCGGGCACGCCGATTTCGAGGGCGAGTTCGGAAATCGTTTCAGCGGTAACGATGGCGCCCGATGCCAGCCATGAGCGTGGCATCGGACTGCGCGCGGGAATTCCCGCAAACAGGTATCTGTCACGGTAGGTCTGGTCGAAGATCAGCCAGGCCGGGATATTCTCGGCCGGTCCGTCGCCACGGCCGAATTTTCCTCCGAACATCGCGTGAGTGGCTTCGACGTAGGGGAGTGATTCGTTCATGAACCGCTCACCTCTGGCGTTCACCATGATGCTGCGCGGCAGCGAGCGTTCCGCCAGTGCGAACCACGGTCCCTTCGGGAGAGGTATGGACGGTGCCCACCAGGCGTCGTCCATGTACGAGATCGCGGCACCTCGCTGGACTGCCGCAGTAATGCCGTCGCCGGTGTTCGTCGGTGCACCAAGGGTCCATTCGGCGCTGCTCGGTTGCCGCTGGTACTTGATTCGCATCTCGTTGTTGTTCTCGAACCCACCGCACGCCAGGACGACGCCGTATCGAGCGCGCATGGTTGTCTGAACGCCTCCGCTTTCGAGGTTCACTCCGACCACTCGATCATTGTCGGTGATCAGATCCAGCATTGCGGTGTCGAGAAGTACCGGTACACCTGCCGTCCGGACTCCGATCATCAGTTCCGCCATTAACGCGGAGCCCAGTCCGATCAGCTTCTTTCGCCGCAGCTTTCCGACCGCTGTTCGAGCACCCACCTGGAGCATGCGCGCAGGGCCTCGCCAGTGGCGAAGGCCGGTGCTCAGCCACCGATAATCCGACTGCTTGACGACGACGTTGAGTGGGGTTTTCATGTACGACGGATGCAGTGTGGCGAGATCGTCGCCCAGAGCGCGCGCATCGAAAGGTAAAGGCTCGCAGGAGCGTCCGGAAGCGCGACCCCCGGGAGCTTCGGGAAAGTAATCGGAGTATCCCTCTACCCACTCGAGCTTCAAGGCAGAATTGCGAATGAGAAAGTCGAGTGCTTCGTGGCCTCGATCGATGTAGGTGTCGATGCGTTCGGGATCAGCGTCGTCGCCGACGATACTGTTGAGATACTCTCGCGCAGAATCGAGTTCATCGATCGGCGCCTGTTGGCGGAGCACCGAATTTCCCGGGATCCAGACTCCGCCGCCGGACCGCGCGGACGAGCCGCCCCAGTACGGGGACTTCTCCACGATGACTGTCGAGAGGCCGTTACAGGCAGCGGTGATGGCTGCGGACATGCCGGCCGCGCCGGATCCGACAACGATCAGATCAACTTCGGTGGGGATCGGGCCATGTGGAATTGAGGTCATCAAGCGTCGTGTCCTTCGCGGTCTGGGGCGTTCGGTGTGCGCCAACGGGTGTCGAGAACGGCGTCGAGTGCACCCTCGACGCAGACAGGCAGGGAAGCTTCTCGTTTCTGTGGACTCCGAATCCACTGGCGATAGCCGAACTCAGCTGCGGCCAACATCAGGTGTACGAGAAGTCCTGGGCGACTGTCAGTTTCAGGATCGCACTGCATTCGTTGCGCCACGAGCTCGACAAGTCGGTCGCGATGCTCCGGTGCGATCAACGCGACACGATCCATCAGGTGTGGGGCCGTCCGGAAGGCTGCTCGCCAGTGCTCGACCTCGGCGGAATCGAGAGTGCTGGACCGTTCCAGGATTGCCTTCGACACCGCGAGGTCTGCGGGTTCCGATTCGGGGCGAGCCTCGAGGAGTGCCACAATTCCCGCGCCGCCGTGTCTCACCGGATCCAGGAGGAGGTCTTCCTTGTTGCGAACGTGCCGGAAGTACGTACTCGCGGACACTCCGGCTGCGGATGCAATCTGGTCTGTGGTGACGTTTTCGAATCCGTCTCGGGCGAACAGGGTCAATGCTGCTCGTTGAATCTCAGCTCGTACTTGCAAGCGTTGCCTTGCGCGCAATGACATCGGGTAGCACCCCTTTGTAGTGGATTGAACCTGTGGAATCCGGCCGACTAATGACAGCTTCGCTTAATATGACAGTGACTGTCAAGAGGCAATTAGCTGTCACGTTGGTCAGCTTTCGAGTCTTCATATGCGTGTATGTCCTGATTCTGGGTACGCGTTCTATGAGGGGCGGGTTCCGCCTCTCATCGATGTGAGTACAGATCTGTCAGGCGGCCACGTTTTCCCCGGTCGCGCGACCTACAGGGCGGGACCGTGGTGGAACCTATCGACGTCAGGAAGTCCGTAGAAAATAGTTCCGTAGAGCACATATCGAGCGCCGAGTATTTTCCGTTGTCCGCGGCGCAACGAGCGACCTGGTTCGCGCAACAAATTCAACCCGACGTACCGATTTCGATTGCGCATTACGTCGAGTTGCGCGGAGAACTCGATGTTGACCTGTTGCGACAGGAAACCGTTGCGGTTGCACACGAGTTTCAGTCACCGTTACTCAAGGTGATCGAGATCGATGGCCGTCCGATGCAGTACGTGGACAACACGATCGATATTCCTGTCGACTTCATCGATTTTCGTGGCGAGGCCGACCCGGTTGCCGCTGCGCACGATCTGATGAATCGGGACTACCAGAGGCAACTCGATCTCGGAGTCGATCGACTGGTAGAAACCTCGATCCTGTGTGTGGGGCCTTCGCATTACCTGTGGTACAGCCGCATTCATCACGTCGCGCTCGACGGATACGGTGCCATGACGATGATGAACCGCATCGCGCACCGCTATTCTGCCGCGGTCGCCGGCTGTGAACCGGACTTGAATCACGCTGCCGCCCAGCGTGAGCTGTACGAGATCGACTCTCGCTATCGGTCGTCGGATCGGTATGTAGCAGATCGGGAGTACTGGGCGACGCGAACTTCAGCGCTCGAAGGCTCGACCCTGTCCGATGTGTCGGCACCCTCACTGGCGAGGAGCAGAGTCGAAAGTGCCTTGCTCTCCGGCGCGGCGTGTGTCGGGCTCGAGGAATCCGAGCGGCAGGCAGCAACGGTTGTTGCCGCCATCGCCTGCTATCTGGCGCGGATGACTTCCAAAACCTCTGTACTGGTGAATGTTCCGTTGTCCGGACGAACAACGTCCGCCCTTCGCAAGTCCGGCGGCATGATGGTCAACGTTGCGCCACTCGCGATTTCGGTTGACGAAGGGGATACAGTATCCGAACTCGTGACTTCGGTTCAGCAAGAACTGATGGGTGCGTTGCGGCATCAGCGGTGCAGTTTGGACGATATCCGCCGCGATCTCGGTCGCAGCGGGGACGGATTGTCCGGACCCATGGTCAACGTCATGCTGTTCCGGCAGAACATCGCCCTGGGCTCGATGGTGGGCGAGTACCACATCGTCACGTCCGGTCCGGTCGAAGATCTGCTGATCAACGTGTACCCGAGCGGCACGCGAGCAGAGATCTTTGTCGACTTCCGAGCAAATCCGAATCGATACACAGACTCCGCGCTCCGGACACACCACACGCAGTTCGTTGAATTGTTGGAAGAGTTCATCGCGTCAGACCCGGGCGCCAAGCTCGACACAATTCACCGGGCGACAGCTCTCGAAGGCGAGCGACGACATCGAATAGTTGACCAACTCGAATACTGGAAGAATCAGCTTTCGGGGATTCCGGAGCTTCTGAAATTGCCGTCCGATCGGGCTCGGCCGGCCTCGCAATCCCTGCGAGTCGATGGCGCCCGAGTCCAGATCGGCGCTGATACCCACCGCAGAGTGATCGAAGTGGCCGCCGACCACAGCGCCACTAGTTTTGCGGTTTTGCATGCGGCTTTCGCCGTGCTGCTGAGCAGGCTTTCGGGCACATCCGACGTGGTGGTCGGAACGGCGGTCTCCGGGCCCGCAGACGTCATTGTGCTGCGGACCCGCGTTGAGATGGAAATGTCCTTCGTGCATCTCCTGTGTCTGGTTCGGGACACCGATGCGGAGGCCTTCGATCACAGCGAGGTTCCTTTCGAAGAGTTGGTTCGGTCGCTCGAGATGGGTGATTCTCCGGCATATTCCCCGATCGCCCAGGTGATGTTTGAGGATCGTGATGGGGAAGAAGGTGTGGGGGACAATGGAATCGGCCGGTTCGATCTTCGGGTGACCGCGTCGGAGGTTTTCGATGCAGGAGGCAATCCTGCCGGCATCACGGTGAATCTCGGGTTCGCGACAGATCTGTTCGACGCGGAGACTGTTCGTGGTCTCGGGACGAGATTTCGCCGCATTCTGGAGGCGATCACGATCACCCCCGATATCGGAGTAGGCGACATCGATATCCTCGTCGATGCCGAACGTCGAACTCTCGTTCCGGTTCAGGGCGCAGTGGCCCGCTCGGAACGCACGCTACCGGAACTGTTCGATGCTGCAGCACAAGCGAATCCTGACGGCGTAGCCCTCTCGTATTGCGGTGTCACGTTGACCTATCGCGAAGTGGACGAGCGCTCGAACCAGCTCGCGCGAGTCTTGGTCGCACAGGGAATTGGCACGGAAGACTATGTAGCGCTGGGGATTGCACGCTCGATCGAGTCCGTCCTGTCCGTGCTGGCGATAGCCAAGACTGGCGCGGCATTTGTACCGGTGGATCCGAGTTTTCCCGCAGACCGGATCCAGCACATGTTGGATGATTCCGGTGCGGCCGCCGGAGTGACTGTGTCTGCTGATCGCTCGCGACTGCCGAATTCGATTCCGTGGCTGGTGCTCGACGACCCAGAGTTTCGGACGGAGTGTTCGACGCAAGCAGCGTTCGGAGTTACCGACGCTCAACGTATCCGGCCGCTCCACCGGGATAATCCCGCCTACGTGATTTACACGTCCGGTTCTACGGGCAGACCGAAAGGCGTCCCGGTCACCCATCGAGGCCTGGACAACCTTGCCGCCGAGCATCTTTCACGATTCGGGGCGACGCAAGACTCGCGGATCCTGCATTTTTCCACGCCGAGTTTCGATGCGTCGGTCTCCGAGTATCTGCACGCCTTCGGTGCCGGAGCGACGATGGTGATCGTTCCGCCCACGATTTACGGTGGGGAGGAGTTGTCCCGGTTTTTGAGAAATGAGCGGGTCACGCACGGATTCATAACAACTGCTGCGCTCGGAACTGTTGAACCGGAGGGACTTTCAGAATTTCAGGATGTGGTGTTCGGTGGCGAGGCGTGCCCGCCGGAGTTGGTGAAGCGGTGGGCGTCGGGTCGGAGGTTGTGTAATGCCTACGGGCCGACTGAGGCAACTGTCATGGCGAACATCAGTGAACCGATGTCACCGGCGGACGCGATCACCCTGGGCGGACCGCTGCGAGGAATCTGCGAGGTAGTTCTCGACGCACGGTTGAAGGCGGTACCACTTGGAGTCGCGGGGGAACTGTACGTCGCGGGCGAAGCACTGGCCCGCGGGTATCACGGCAAATCTGCGTTGACGGCGGAACGCTTCGTAGCCAATCCCTTTGGTAGCCCGGGTGAGCGGATGTACCGAACCGGGGATGTAGTGCGCTGGCGAACCGATCGCACACTCGAGTACGTCGGCCGCAGTGACTTTCAGGTGAAGGTACGCGGCTTCCGTATCGAATTGGGCGAGATCGATACCGTCCTCCACACTCATCCACACGTGAGGACAGCGTTGACGACGTCGCGACCAGGGCCGTCGGGCGATACGATGCTTGTGTCGTACGTCGTGCCGGTGGCCGGGCAAGTGCTGGTAGCTGCCCAGGTGATGGACTATGTCACAGAGCAATTGCCGACGTATATGATTCCGGCGGCGATCGTCGTACTGGTCGAGATGCCGATGACGGCGGTGGGGAAGCTCGATCGCGCAGCGTTGCCGGCGCCGCAATTTGTCTCGTCGGAGGCGGAGTTCCGCGCCCCGACAGGCCGCGTCGAACAGACAGTCGCGCAGGTATTGGCCGATGTACTGGGTGTGGCTCGAATTGGCCGGGGCGACAGCTTCTTCGACCTCGGAGGAAACTCGCTGGCCGCAACCAGGGTAATTGCGCGACTCAATCGGGCTCTCGGCGTTGACCTCGGTGTCCGGACGCTGTTCGAGGCACCGACGGTGGAGACTCTGGCACAGCAGATCGGGCAAGCTGCACTGTGGCACCTCGATCGGCCAGTTCTGACGGCACGATCGCGTCCCGACATCATCCCGGTTTCGCCGGCGCAGCAGCGTATCTGGTTCATCAACCAGTTCGACACCTCCTCGTCGGCCTACAACATCCCGATGGTGGTGCGCCTGTCCGGCGATCTCGATGTGGCGGCGCTCCGCGCTGCACTGGGTGACGTGATCGAACGGCACGAGTCGCTTCGGACTGTCTATCCGGCATCTGCAGACGGCCCTCATCAGATGATCGTTCCGTCGGCTCCGGTAGTTCCGGATCTGAGACCGCAGGTGTGCAGCGATGTTGAAACGTCGATCACCGAGTTCGCTTCGCGGGGTTTTGATGTGAGCAAGACGGTGCCGGTCCGGGGCGTTCTGTTCCGGACCGGACCCGACGAGCACGTCCTCCTGCTGGTGGTTCACCACATTTCGGCCGACGGAGCGTCGCTGGCACCACTCGCTCGCGATCTGGCAATTGCCTACGACGCGCGTGTTCAGGGGCAGTCGCCAGACTGGAATCCACTCCCGGTGCACTATGCCGATTTCAGTCTGTGGCAGACGGAAATTCTTGGTAGCGACCAGGATCCCGACAGCATCATGTCGGCGCAGTTGGACTACTGGAAGTCAGCATTGTCGGACCTCCCCGGCCCGATCGACCTTCCCTTGGATCGGCCGCGGCCCCGGGACCGTTCGTTACAAGGCGGGATCGTCAAGTTCTCGGTATCTCCGGCGTTGCATCGGGACCTTCTCGCGCTTGCACGGCAACACAACTCCACAATGTTCATGGTTATGCATGCAGCACTGGTGGTATTGGCAGCGCGTCTGAGTGGGTCCACGGATATCACCATCGGGACGCCGACCGGAGGACGCGGGGAGGAGGCGCTCGACGATCTGGTCGGGATGTTTGTCAACACTGTGGTGCTGCGGACGGCCGTCGACCCGGGCACGACCTTTGCGCAGACGCTGTCCGAGGTGCGGAAGGTTGACCTGGAGGCATTCGGACACACCGAGGTGCCGTTCGAGAGAGTGGTGGAAGCGCTCGCACCGGATCGTTCGACGTCACACTCTCCGCTGTTTCAGATCTTGCTGGAGTTCCAGAACACCGTCGCCCCCAATCTGGAATTGCCGGGACTGTCGGTGGAGGTGGTTGACGTTGATGCCGGAGTGTCCAAGTTTGATCTGCAGTTGACGCTTGCGGAGCGCTACGACGAGTCGGGTTCTGCGGACGGTATCTCCGGAGCATTCACTTTTGCGTCCGATGTGTTCGATCGGCTGACAGTGTCGGGATTCGGGGAGCGATTCATTCGGATTATGGAAAGTGTTGTTGCGGAACCGGATAGGGCTGTCGGCGATATCGAGGTTCTCGGGCCGGGTGAGCGGGAGTTGGTACTCGATTCGTGGAATGCGACGGGGCATGCGTTGCCGGGGGTGACGTTGGCGGATCTTTTTGATGCGCAGGTGGCGCGGACGCCGGGTGCTGTTGCGGTGGTGTTCGAGGGTACGGCGTTGTCGTATCGGGAGTTTGATGCTCGGGTGAATCGGTTGGCGAGGTTTTTGATTTCGGTGGGGGTGGGGCCGGAGGTGTCGGTGGGGGTTGCGGTGGGGCGCAGTGTGGAGTTGTTGGTGGCGATTTATGCGGTGGTGAAGGCGGGTGGGGCGTATGTGCCGGTAGATGTGGATCAGCCGGTGGAGCGTGTGGGGTTTGCGGTGTCGTCGGCGGGTGCGGTGTTGATTTTGACGGTTTCCGGTGGCGGTGGTGGGTTGCCGGTGGGGGTTCGGGTTGTCGAGCTTGATGTTGTTGATGTGTCGGGGTTTTCGTCGGTTCGGGTGACGGATGCGGATCGGGTGGCGCGGTTGTTGCCGGAGCATCCGGCGTATGTGATGTTTACGTCGGGTTCGACGGGTCGTCCGAAGGGGGTGGTGGTGCCGCAGGTGGGGGTGGTGAATCGGTTGTTGTGGATGCAGGATCGGTACCCGTTGTCTTCGGATGATGTGGTGTTGCAGAAGACGCCGGTGACGTTTGATGTGTCGGTGTGGGAGTTGTTCTGGCCGTTGATTGTTGGTGCTCGGGTGGTGGTTGCGGTTGCGGGTGGGCATCGTGATCCGGTGTATTTGTCTCGGGTGATTGTGGGGCAGGCGGTGACGGTGGTGCATTTTGTGCCGTCGATGTTGGATGTTTTTGTGGCGGAGTCGGGTGCGGCGGCGTGTGTGGGGTTGCGGCGGGTGTTTGCGTCGGGTGAGTCGTTGTCGGTGGTGTCGGCGGTGCGGTTGCGTGATGTGTTGCCGGGTGTTGAGTTGCATAATTTGTATGGTCCGACGGAGGCGTCGGTGGATGTGACGTTTCATGAGTTCGGGTCGGGTGTTGTTGGGGTTGGGTCGGTTCCGATCGGTGTGCCGGTGTGGAATACGCGGGTGTTTGTGTTGGATTCGCGGTTGCGTCCGGTGCCGGTGGGTGTGGTGGGGGAGTTGTATCTCGGTGGTGTGCAGTTGGCGCGGGGGTATGTGGGTCGGGCTGATTTGACGGCGGATCGGTTTGTGGCGGATCCGTTCGGGGGGTCGGGTTCTCGTTTGTATCGGTCGGGGGATGTGGTGCGGTGGGTGCGGTTGAGCGGAGCGAGGGGGGATGTTGCTAGCTCGAGCGGAGTGAGGGGGGATGTTGCTAGCTCTGGTGAGTTGGAGTATGTGGGGCGTAGTGATTTTCAGGTGAAGTTGCGGGGGCAGCGCGTCGAACTGGGTGAGGTGGAGGCGGTGTTGTTGCGTCAGGTGGGGGTGGCGCAGGCGGTGGTGGTGTTGCGGGGTGGTGTTGGTGGGGAGTATTTGGCGGGGTTTGTGGTGCCGGTGAGTGGGGTGTCGTTGGATGTGGGGTGGTGTTGGGGGTGTGGCGGCGGAGTTGGTGGGGTTTATGGTGCCGTCGGTGTTGGTGGTGTTGTCGGGGTTGCCGGTGACGGTGAATGGGAAGTTGGATCGAAAAGGGCTACCGGATACCGGTTTCAGTGCTGATGCAGTCGAATTTGCAGCTCCTCGCAACCCGATCGAACAGATAGTGGCCTCCGTTGTGGCCGACCTACTCGGAATCGTCAGAGCGGGAGTAGACGACAACTTCTTCGCTCTTGGTGGGAACTCCCTGATTGCCACTCGGCTGGTGGCGCGGATCAATGCTGTAGTCGGCGACCGGATCAGCGTTCGTGATGTCTTCGATGCCCCCACCGTCGCAGGTCTGGCGGTGCTGGCGCAATCGGAGGACGGATTGGAATCCCGCCCGCCCTTGAAGCCGCGGGAAGGTTCAACAAAAGTCCCCGTGTCGCTGGCTCAGCAGCGTCTGTGGTTTGTCAATCAGTTCGACACGTCGTCGTCGGCCTACAACGTCGCGTTTGTGTTGAGCCTCGAAGGGCGGCTTGACGTGAGCGCGCTTCGCCAGGCATTCGCGGACGTCATCGCGCGACATGAGACGCTGCGCACCATTTTCCCGCTTGCTGATGACGGGCCGCAGCAGGTGATCTTGCCGACGACAAGCGCATTACTCGGCCTTGATCCGATCGTCGTGTCGGGTGACGCCGAACTTCGCGAACTGTGTCATCGGGTGTTGTCGACAGGATTTGACGTGACGGCGCAGATCCCGTTGCGTGCGAGCCTGTTCCGGCTCGCGGAGGATGCGCACACGCTGGCAGTGGTCGTGCATCACATCGCGTCCGACGGTTTCTCGATGGCACCTTTGGCGCGAGATGTCATGACCGCGTATTCGTCTCGCCTGAACGGTTCAGAACCGGATTGGACGCCGCTCGATGTGCAGTACGCCGACTACACGCTGTGGCAGCGCGAGTGGCTGGGTTCGGAATCCGATGAGGAGTCGTTGATTTCGCGACAGTTGGCCTACTGGACTGCCGCACTGTCAGACCTGCCAGAAGTATTGGAGATACCCACTGACCGCCCCCGCCCGGCTGTCCGATCTCTCCAAGCGGACCATTTCGAATTTGGCATCGGTGAAGAGGTTCACGCCGGTGTGGTGG
Proteins encoded:
- a CDS encoding amino acid adenylation domain-containing protein; translated protein: MVEPIDVRKSVENSSVEHISSAEYFPLSAAQRATWFAQQIQPDVPISIAHYVELRGELDVDLLRQETVAVAHEFQSPLLKVIEIDGRPMQYVDNTIDIPVDFIDFRGEADPVAAAHDLMNRDYQRQLDLGVDRLVETSILCVGPSHYLWYSRIHHVALDGYGAMTMMNRIAHRYSAAVAGCEPDLNHAAAQRELYEIDSRYRSSDRYVADREYWATRTSALEGSTLSDVSAPSLARSRVESALLSGAACVGLEESERQAATVVAAIACYLARMTSKTSVLVNVPLSGRTTSALRKSGGMMVNVAPLAISVDEGDTVSELVTSVQQELMGALRHQRCSLDDIRRDLGRSGDGLSGPMVNVMLFRQNIALGSMVGEYHIVTSGPVEDLLINVYPSGTRAEIFVDFRANPNRYTDSALRTHHTQFVELLEEFIASDPGAKLDTIHRATALEGERRHRIVDQLEYWKNQLSGIPELLKLPSDRARPASQSLRVDGARVQIGADTHRRVIEVAADHSATSFAVLHAAFAVLLSRLSGTSDVVVGTAVSGPADVIVLRTRVEMEMSFVHLLCLVRDTDAEAFDHSEVPFEELVRSLEMGDSPAYSPIAQVMFEDRDGEEGVGDNGIGRFDLRVTASEVFDAGGNPAGITVNLGFATDLFDAETVRGLGTRFRRILEAITITPDIGVGDIDILVDAERRTLVPVQGAVARSERTLPELFDAAAQANPDGVALSYCGVTLTYREVDERSNQLARVLVAQGIGTEDYVALGIARSIESVLSVLAIAKTGAAFVPVDPSFPADRIQHMLDDSGAAAGVTVSADRSRLPNSIPWLVLDDPEFRTECSTQAAFGVTDAQRIRPLHRDNPAYVIYTSGSTGRPKGVPVTHRGLDNLAAEHLSRFGATQDSRILHFSTPSFDASVSEYLHAFGAGATMVIVPPTIYGGEELSRFLRNERVTHGFITTAALGTVEPEGLSEFQDVVFGGEACPPELVKRWASGRRLCNAYGPTEATVMANISEPMSPADAITLGGPLRGICEVVLDARLKAVPLGVAGELYVAGEALARGYHGKSALTAERFVANPFGSPGERMYRTGDVVRWRTDRTLEYVGRSDFQVKVRGFRIELGEIDTVLHTHPHVRTALTTSRPGPSGDTMLVSYVVPVAGQVLVAAQVMDYVTEQLPTYMIPAAIVVLVEMPMTAVGKLDRAALPAPQFVSSEAEFRAPTGRVEQTVAQVLADVLGVARIGRGDSFFDLGGNSLAATRVIARLNRALGVDLGVRTLFEAPTVETLAQQIGQAALWHLDRPVLTARSRPDIIPVSPAQQRIWFINQFDTSSSAYNIPMVVRLSGDLDVAALRAALGDVIERHESLRTVYPASADGPHQMIVPSAPVVPDLRPQVCSDVETSITEFASRGFDVSKTVPVRGVLFRTGPDEHVLLLVVHHISADGASLAPLARDLAIAYDARVQGQSPDWNPLPVHYADFSLWQTEILGSDQDPDSIMSAQLDYWKSALSDLPGPIDLPLDRPRPRDRSLQGGIVKFSVSPALHRDLLALARQHNSTMFMVMHAALVVLAARLSGSTDITIGTPTGGRGEEALDDLVGMFVNTVVLRTAVDPGTTFAQTLSEVRKVDLEAFGHTEVPFERVVEALAPDRSTSHSPLFQILLEFQNTVAPNLELPGLSVEVVDVDAGVSKFDLQLTLAERYDESGSADGISGAFTFASDVFDRLTVSGFGERFIRIMESVVAEPDRAVGDIEVLGPGERELVLDSWNATGHALPGVTLADLFDAQVARTPGAVAVVFEGTALSYREFDARVNRLARFLISVGVGPEVSVGVAVGRSVELLVAIYAVVKAGGAYVPVDVDQPVERVGFAVSSAGAVLILTVSGGGGGLPVGVRVVELDVVDVSGFSSVRVTDADRVARLLPEHPAYVMFTSGSTGRPKGVVVPQVGVVNRLLWMQDRYPLSSDDVVLQKTPVTFDVSVWELFWPLIVGARVVVAVAGGHRDPVYLSRVIVGQAVTVVHFVPSMLDVFVAESGAAACVGLRRVFASGESLSVVSAVRLRDVLPGVELHNLYGPTEASVDVTFHEFGSGVVGVGSVPIGVPVWNTRVFVLDSRLRPVPVGVVGELYLGGVQLARGYVGRADLTADRFVADPFGGSGSRLYRSGDVVRWVRLSGARGDVASSSGVRGDVASSGELEYVGRSDFQVKLRGQRVELGEVEAVLLRQVGVAQAVVVLRGGVGGEYLAGFVVPVSGVSLDVGWCWGCGGGVGGVYGAVGVGGVVGVAGDGEWEVGSKRATGYRFQC